A window of Adhaeribacter arboris genomic DNA:
TTACAATTTCCGTTTTAGAAGGTAACCAAGTTCCTCCATCGGCAGGTAAAGCTTCCTGTACTAAATGGATTTTTTCAACAAAATTGATATTAGCTGCTTTACTAACGATGACATCAATTTTACGCAAGGCAAAAACTGAATCAGCTATCCAAATAATGCCGTTGAAAGCTAAATCCTGGGCGCGTTTTGGTTCTATTTTAATCTTGTAACACCGGGTTTTACCTATGTACACGCTATCGAGTAAATCATACTCATAGGCACTTTTCCAGCCGTCGGCAATGGGACTAATAAAATTTTTCTTTAAAACACTTACCCAGTTTTGGTAAAAATTATAATCCTGGTATGAATTACCAATTACTTGCGCCACTAAATTGCCATCCTGAATACCATAACCCGTCACTTTAGAGGCTTTTACAATTTCTTTGGTTTTACGTGGGTCGCGGTTATAGTAAAAATCAGAAACTGCCTCGGAAATAAAAAAAGGCAAAACTCTTTTTCCGTCTTCGCTCTGCATATACATTTGCGAATCTACTACCGCCGTAAGAGCCGACCGTAATCCAATTTTATTTTTTTTAGGACTTAGATTATCAATATCGAACTGCATTTTGGTGTATGCTTCGTACTGATAGGCCCTTAAGCGCCGTTTATCGTTGGTTTTCTTATGGTCAATTACTTGCCGCATAATGCGAAAAGCGGGATTTTCGCCGGGACGGATAACCACTTCCTGCAGATTTAAGGTACTGGCAATTAATTTAAAGTTAAGTTCCTGAATGGCTAATCCTCGTTTAAGAGCCTTAGATTGGGTACGATAACCAACAAAAGATACTGTTAAAGAATCCGGAAGTTTAGTAAGTTTGATATTAAAAGCACCTTTTTCGTCGGTGGTAGTACCCATGTTGGTGTTTTTGATATAGACGTTCACGAAGGGCAAAATTTCACCAGTAGTACCATCGGTTACTTTCCCAAAAATCCGATTTTGAGCCCGAACCGTTAGTACTGCGAAGCAAAGGATGGATATAATCAGAAACTTATACAAAACTCAAAGAATTTGAAGGCAAAATTAAATTCAAATATTTAAAATAACCTTATACTAGTTTATAAGTTTTCAACAAATCAGTAAATTTATTCACATGTTTATAAATAATTGGAATATAAGGATGAATATAACTAAAAATAACCATAACAATGGGTAAATTTCAACATAAAAAAAGCCGGTTTAATACCGGCTTCTGTATGTCAATAAACTTTTATTCATTAACTTGGGCTTAGGTCATTTAGCATGACTTTGCAGCGTCGGCTAAGTTCTAAATCATCAGAGGTAACGGGTTGCACTTGCAGGGCATTTTGTAAAATAGCAATACTCTGATCAATTTCTTTCATTTCGCGGTACACTATCGCTAAATCATAATAGTAGTTCAGGTTCTTACCATCTAGCTTTATTGCTTTTTGAAAGCAGTTAACCGCTTGGAGATTGCTGGCTTCCGACTTAGTACAGCCTTTAACTAATTTAGAAATGGTACATTCAAACACATTCATGTTCGCAACTTTGTAATGCCAACGGCCTAATAATTGCCATGCGCTGGCATAATTGGGGTTAGCTGCCAAAGCTTTGTCTAAATGCGATTTGATTTCTTTAAGGTTACTAATTCGCGCCTTTGTACCCGATACAAAAGATAAATTGGCAATAGCCAAGGCCATTACGTAATTAGATTCCGCACCTTGTTTTTTAATTTTTAAAGCTTTTTCCGCAAAGTCCTTCGCTAAAATAAAATGTTCTCCTTTTTGTAATTCATCGGCATAGCGTAAACCAATCCGGGAATGCAATAAGCTAATTTTATAAAGTGCTTCGTAATGTTCGGGATTAACTACTAAAACTTCTTCAAATTTTTGAAGTGCTTCGGCGTCTTTGTATTCACCTAATAGCTGATTAGCTTCCCGGACAAGTTCATCAGAGGTGTTGTTAGAGAAGGCCCGGAAGCAAATACACAGCAACACGAGCCACACCCCAATAGATTTGTTCCAGACCTTTATCATACTAGTAACTTTTATATACTTAAAATAAATTTAACTGTCGCTTCTTCGGTTTTACATCCAAAGTTGTATTATTTTGTTCTACGGAATCTATCAGAATCAGTTTGTCAGTATTTTTAGATTCACTTGGTACTTCTATCTGGTTATCAGACAAAGCAGTAACTCCCACGGCAGGTTTCACTAAACGTCGTGAGGCCAAATCTTTAACGGGTTTGGCGATAACTTCTTCTGAAACAGGTTTGATTAAGTTTATTCCGAATATTTTGAAGTAATTTAATTTATTACCGGTAGCTTTCCAACCTTTTACGTCGATAAATTCACTTAATAATATATTTTCCGTTTCTTTTTCCGATTTTTTATCCCGTTGAAGTTTAATTTCAATTTGGGGTTCCGGCTGCGTAGAAACAACTAACAACTTAGAACCTTTATTTTCGGAGATAAAAATAAACCGCTTGCCAATAGTGGAAGTCTCAATCTTAAACCGTTTCACATAAGTATTCTTATTTTCGCCATCAAAATGAACGGCTGAGATTACCCCTTCCGGATCAAACTTTTGAATTATTTCTATATTGGCCACATCGTAATGATTGGTCAGCTCAAACGAAGTTTGTTCATACGAACCATCTTTGTATACGACCAGAATGGTATCATCGGTATTAAAGGACCCAAGGTAACGGCCGCGCGATTCAGTATTTAAACGACCAATTACTTCATCGTAATATATTTCGCGCCCGCCCAAGGTAGACTCACCGCGGCTTTTTTGCATAATTTTTTTCACCGGGTACTTGGTCACCATATTTCCCATCGAACCTTTGCCTTTAATCATTAACTCGGCAAAGTCAAAATCAAACGTTTTTACCCGGGCCGTGGAGGCAGGCGTTAAGGTTATGTTCACTACCTCCGATTCGCTATTAGGATTGGCGGTTAAATAATGAACTTTAGTGCCTTTATTTCCTTTGGTTAAATCATATTCCTTATCGCGGGTAATACCGTTTACCGAAAAACGTTTGGCATACGAAATTCCGGAGGAGCCATCTACGTAAATCATGTTGTACACCATGTGTTCATCATTTTTGTTATAGATACCCGCATAAATAATATCCTTGCCTACAAAAGTTTTCTCGGCAATTTTAATTACCCGGAACTTACCGTCTTTGGTAATCGCAATAACATCATCCATATCCGAACAATCCGTTATGAATTCGGAGTTTTCATCTTTTTTCAGATTATAACCCACAAAGCCATCTACCCGGTTTACATACAACTTTTGGTTAGCAATGGCTACTTTCTGAGCCGTTATAACATCGAAAGTGCGAATCTGCGTTTTGCGGTCGCGGCCAGTGCCATACTTCTTCAGTAGATTCTCGAAGTAAGCAATAGAGAAGCGGATGATGTTTGCTAAGTTATCAGCGGTTTCCGCCATCTCTTCTTCCAGTTTCTTGATATATTCATCCGCTTTGAAAGAATCGAATTTAGAAATCCGTTTAATTTTTATTTCCGTCAGACGAAGAATATCCTCGGTCATAACTTCGCGGCGCAATAGTTTCTTGAAAGGTTTTAGTCCTTTGTCGATGGCTTCCAGAACCGCTTCCCAGGTTTCACATTCTTCTATCTTGCGGTAAATGCGGTTTTCGATGAATATTTTTTCTAGCGACGACATGTGCCATTTGTAGTCCAGCTCAGCCATCTTAATTTCGAGTTCGAGCTGCAATAAATCTACCGTTTTCTGGGTAGAAATTTTCAGAACTTCGTCTACGGTTAAAAAGTGAGGTTTATCCTCAATAATTACGCAGGTATTCGGCGACATGGAAACTTCGCAATCCGTGAAAGCATACAGCGCATCAATGGTTAAGTCGGGTGATACACCGGGTGGCAGTTGCACGTGTATTTCTACGTTAGCCGCGGTATTATCAATTACCTTCTTAATTTTGATTTTATTATTCTCACTCGCCTTTACGATGGATTCCATCAAAGCAGTAGTCGTCGTTCCGTAAGGGACATCGCGAATAATGAGCAAGGTTTTATCTACCTTCTCGATCGTGGCGCGAATACGAATCCGGCTGCCCCGGGCACCTCCTTTGTAGTCGGTTACATCAATCATCCCGGCCGTCGGGAAGTCCGGAAAAAGCTGCGTTGGCTTTTTCTTCAGCACGTCAATGGAAGCCTTAATCAGCTCCTTAAAGTTGTGCGGCATTATCTTGGTAGACAAACCTACCGCAATACCTTCTACCCCTTGCGCCAACAACAGCGGGAATTTAACCGGCAAGGTTACTGGTTCATTTTTCCGGCCATCGTAAGATGCCTGCCAAACGGTAGTATCCGGATTATAAACAACATCTAAAGCAAATTTAGATAAACGGGCTTCAATGTAACGGGCAGCGGCGGCACTGTCGCCGGTACGTACATCGCCCCAGTTACCTTGCGTTTCTATTAATAAATCTTTCTGGCCCAGATTTACAATAGCATCGCCAATAGAAGCATCGCCGTGCGGGTGATACTGCATGGTTTGCCCGATAACATTAGCCACTTTGTTAAAGCGGCCGTCATCCATCTCTTTCATGGCGTGCAGGATGCGGCGCTGCACGGGTTTTAAGCCGTCTTCAATGGCTGGTACCGCCCGCTCCAGAATTACGTAAGAAGCGTAATCCAGGAACCAGTTTTGGTACATACCATCCACGGCGGTAATTTCGTGGATCTTCTCCTCACCAGCAAACGGTTCTGCTCCGTTTAACAGGTTATCGTTTTCTGTATCGTTAAGCATAAACTTCCTCTTCTACGTCCTCAACAATGTCTTTTTCCACTTTGAGGTTATCAATAATAAAATTCTGGCGCTCCGGCGTGTTCTTACCCATGAAATAACTTAGTATTTTCTGAATGGAAGTTTCGGTATTTAAAATAACCGGTTCTAACCGAATATTATCGCCGATAAATCTTCCAAACTCGTCCGGTGAAATTTCACCTAAGCCTTTGAAGCGGGTAATTTCCGGGTTCTTGCCTAGCTTCTTCATGGCAGCCTGCTTTTCTTCTTCATTATAGCAATAAATGGTTTCTTTCTTATTGCGCACCCGGAACAAAGGCGTTTCCAGGATATATAAGTGGCCGTTCTTTACTAAATCAGGGAAGAACTGCAAAAAGAACGTTAGCAACAACAAGCGAATGTGCATACCATCTACGTCGGCATCCGTAGCAATAACTACCCGGTTGTAACGCAAATCTTCCAGGCTTTCTTCAATATTTAAGGCGTGTTGCAGGAGATTAAATTCTTCGTTTTCGTATACCACCTTTTTCTTTAAGCCGTAGCAGTTTAAAGGCTTCCCGCGTAAGCTGAATACCGCTTCCGTATCAACGTTACGAGATTTAGTAATAGACCCACTAGCCGAGTCACCCTCCGTAATAAACAAGGTAGAAAGCAGGTGCTTTTCGTTTTGCTCATCGGTAAAATGCACCCGGCAATCGCGCAGTTTCCGGTTATGCAAATTGGCTTTCTTGGCACGTTGGTTGGCTAATTTTTTAATCCCAGCCATATCCTTGCGCTCGCGTTCGCTTTGCTCAATCCGGCGCTTCATGGCATCCCACACCTCTTTATTTTGCCGGAGATAATTATCTAAATGCTCTTTAACAAAATCATTGATGTAATTACGAACAGACGGACTATCGGGTCCCATTAGAATAGAACCTAATTTGGTTTTGGTTTGCGACTCAAAAACGGGCTCCTGCACCCGAATACTTATTGCTGCAATAATGGAAGCTCGAACATCAGAAGCTTCGTATTCCTTTTTATCAAATTCTTTAATTGTTTTAGCAATTGCTTCCCGAAAAGCAGCCAGGTGGGTACCTCCCTGAGTAGTGTATTGACCATTCACAAATGAGTAATATTCTTCGCCGTATTCATTACCATGAGATAAAGCAATCTCAATATCTTCGCCTTTCAGGTGAATAATGGGGTAGCACAGAGCTTCTACATCCGTTTTATGGGATAATAAATCTTTTAAACCGTGCTCGGAATAAAATTTCTGACCGTTGAAGTTAATGGTTAAACCAGCGTTCAGGTACACGTAATTCCGGATCTGATTTTCCAAATATTCCGGAATAAATCTATAATTTTTAAAAATGGTATCGTCGGGCACAAAGGTGATTAAGGTACCGTTCCGTTGGGTGGATTCTATCACGGGATGATCATGCAACAACTCTCCCCGCTCGAACTCAGCCGTTTTAATTTGGCCATCACGAATAGATTGTACTTTAAAATAGCTGGCTAAAGCGTTGGTAGCTTTGGTACCTACTCCGTTCAATCCGACTGATTTCTGAAAAGCTTTGCTATCGTACTTACCACCGGTATTTATTTTACTCACGCAGTCGATTACTTTACCTAAAGGAATACCCCGGCCGTAATCGCGCACCTGCACCTTATGGTCCGTAATTTTTATTTCGATGGTTTTACCGTTGCCCATCACGTATTCGTCGATGGAATTATCAATAATTTCTTTTACCAGAATGTAAATACCATCATCCTGCGAAGAACCATCCCCTAGTTTACCAATGTACATACCCGGCCGTAGCCGAATGTGTTCCCGCCAATCTAAGGAGCGGATACTATCTTCGGTGTAATTATTTGTTACTTCTGCCATTCTTTCGGAAAAGAGTAAATTTTATAGAAAATTTTAAGTTAAAAGTATTGAAAAAAAGTATAACCCCGAAAAGCAGACACGTATAAGGCCTGTGGGTTATTAGAAAAACAATGCTAATTATATTGGCATTCTTAGATCAATGCTACATGTTGTACACTGCCCTTGATTAACTAAAACAAAGCTCAAGAGGTTCAATAAAACCTGGTAATTTCGTCTTGAGACTTCTTTTATTTAGCTATTGTAAAACTATTCAGTTGTTGAAATTAGCTAATTTTTCTGGAATTTACTATTTATTTATGCTAAAATTTTTACTAAATAATGGAAATTAATCTACCTAAATACTTTAAATACACCATTATCTTATTAGGATTAGTATTGCTCATCTGGTTTCTGCAAACCTTTAAATCCATACTAGTACCTATTTGCTTTGCCAGTTTGTTTGCCTTATTGTTGGTTCCTCTCTGCCAACGTTTGGAAAAGTGGCGTGTACCCCGGCCTTTGGCAATCTTAATTTGTATTGTGGTGGTAATTGCTTGTTTGGGTGGTCTTATATGGCTTTTATCGGCGCAATTAATCAGTTTTATACAAGAGTTAAATACCCTGTCGGATAAGGTAAACGAATATATTCAGAAAATTCAAGTATTTCTGCTCCAAAATTTTGGTATAAAACCCACCAACGGACGGGAGTTCATCACTAAAAACATCGGGACGCTGCAGCAAACCGGCACCACCATTTTAAGCGGAACTTTATCTTTAACCACCGGCGCCTTAAGCGTACTCACCATTATTCCCATTTACATTTTTTCATGCTTTATTACCGCGATCATTTCCGGCGGTTCCTGTTTAAATTTATAACCCGCGATAAACGCTCCACTTTAGTTACTACTATTGATAACATCCAGAAAGTAGTGGAAAGTTATATTTCCGGGTTAATAATAGTTATTGTAATTGTAGCCGTGTTAAACATGACCGGATTAATGATTATGGGCGTTCCGTATGCCGTATTCTTCGGAATTTTTGCTTCGGTGCTTACTATTATACCCTACATTGGTATTTTAATTGGCGCGGCGCTGCCCGCTTTATACACCCTGGTACAAACGGGCTCGCTGGTAGATGCTATTTTTGTAATTGGTATTTTCGCGTTTGTGCAGTTTCTGGAAGGAAATTTTATTACGCCCAATATTACTGGTTCTAAGGTAAGCATTAATCCTTTTGCGGCTGTACTTGCTTTAATAATCGGGGGTGAAATCTGGGGCGCGGCCGGTATGATTTTATCCATTCCCATCATAGCCATTCTTAAAGTATTGTTCGATGCGTATGAACCTTTAGAACCTTTTGGTTTCTTGTTAGGCGATATTAACAGCAACTCCGACCAACCGAATGTATTTTCGAAACTATCTAACCGGGTACGGACTCTTCTGAACCTGAAAAAAGAAAAAGAAGAACAAGATAAAGTTTCTAAGTAATAAAGTAAGTTGCCTTGATTTTAAAACTTAAAAAGTTATAAAACAGTATAGGTTAATAGTTTAAATTCTGATTATAACCTTTATCTTATTTGAAAAAACTATGAATGTGAATCAAGATGACAATCTAACTAGGGCAATTAACGACCTGGTAGAAACCTGTAAAGACGGCATGAAAGGCTACGAAACTGCCGCCGAAAATGTAAGCGATCCGCAACTAAAAACCGAGTTAAGCCACTTAGCCCAACAACGCGCGCAGTTTGTCAGCGAACTGGAAAGTCAGGCGCAGCAATACGGCATTAGCGCTCAAAACGAAACAACCATTGAAAGCGTGGCCATGGAAGCAGCGGGAGCCGTGCACCGGGGTTGGATTAATTTAAAATCTGTCATTGTCGGGAACAGCAATGATGCTATCCTGAGTGAATGCGAAAACGGCGATGCAGCGGCCCTGAAAACGTACGAAACGGCTTTAAATGCGCAAGGCTTACCGGCGGAAATCCGGGATATTGTAGAAAAGCAACACAGCGAAATTCTGGAGGCAAAAAACCGCCTAACTACCATGAAACGTTCGCTTTAACTTAAAACTTAAAACTTTAATTGGTAAGAGCAGCTGTGGTAGCTGCTTTTTTTATGGGTAATCCATCTTCCTTCCTGCTTTAAATTAAATCTTTCTGTTTTAGTATTTACTATTAATTTTAGTAATTTTAAACAAATCTTAGCATGAAAGACTTAGGTTACACTAAGAGTATCTACCAAATATTTGAAACTCTGCCCCTGTTAGCCGTTGTTATACCCCTATACGATTTTACTTAAACTAAATTTAGCTGCATTGTACGCTATAATAGATATCGAAACAACCGGAGGACAACCTACCCAGGACCGGATTACAGAGATTGCCATTTTTATTCACGATGGTAACCAGGTGGTAGATCAATATAATACCCTGATTAATCCGGAACGCCCTATCCCCTTTTTCATTACTCAACTTACTGGTATAACCGATGATATGGTTCGGGAAGCGCCGAAGTTTCACGAAATAGCAAAAGATATTGTGCAGCTTACCGAAGGTAAAATCTTTGTGGCGCATAATGTGCGTTTTGATTATTCCTTCCTTAAAAAAGAATTTTCCGACTTAGGTTTTAATTATCAGCGCAAGACCCTTTGTACCGTGCGCTTAAGCCGCTCGCTTATTCCGGGTTTGCCTTCTTACAGTTTAGGCAAGCTGTGTAAAAGCGTAGACATTGATTTACAAATGCGGCACCGTGCCATTGGCGATGCAGAAGCTACGGCTAAATTGTTCGATAAACTAATTAAATTAAACCAACCGGCCATCATTAACTCGGAGGATGCTTTACTGCCCAGTAACAAAAAGTTTTTCTCGAACGAGGCCCGCACTTCGTTGCTGCCGCCGGCTATTTCCAAGTCACAGATTGATGCTTTACCGGATGCTCCGGGAGTGTATTATTTTTACGATGAAACCGGAGAAATAATTTACGTTGGCAAAAGCATTAATATCCGGAAACGAGTTATTCAGCATTTTAACATTGACGTTAAAAGTAAAAAATCCATAGAATTTAAAAACCGGATTGCCGATATTTCTTATGAGTTAATGGGCAATGAGCTGGTGGCGCTGCTTTTTGAATCCGACGAGATTAAACGTTTGAAACCCCATTATAATCGCCAGCAGCGGCGCAGCGTTTTTAACTCGGGGATATATGCCTATTACGACCAGAATGGTTACAAGCGTTTAACGTACCAAAAGGTATCATCTACTAATCCACCCTTAATTGCTTTATCCAATCATTTTAAATCCAAAGATTTTTTGTTTCATAAAGTTGCTAAGTTTAATCTGTGTCAGAAACTCTGCGATTTGTATAAAACCAACGGCGCCTGTTTTGATTACCAGGTGCACCAATGCAAAGGAGCCTGCATTAACCAGGAACCACCCGAAGAATATAACGCCCGGGTGGAGGAAGCGATTGAATCGTTTACTTTTGAAAATGATGCTTTTGTGATTATCGGGAAGGGACGGGTAGCCGGTGAGCGTTCCATTGTTTGCATTGAAAACGGTCGTTACATGGGCTTTGGCTTCGTGGATGAAACTTTTAGCGCTTCTCATCTAGAGGATTTTAAAAGCGCCATTAAACCGTACAACGACAATAAAGATATTCAGCAAATAATTCGTGGTTATCTGCGCACCAAACACCGCGATAAGGTTATTATTTTTGAGTAAATGGTTGAAGTGTTGCTTTAGTGTTGGATTGATGAATTGTTAAAGTGTTAGATTGTTTGTCGTTATAGTGCTTACTTGTTAATTCAATCTTAAAAGTAAACTTTATTGCTTTCTTCATCTACCTATTTAACACTAAAGCAACCCAACAATTTATCAATTCATCAATATAACCATTCAACACTTCAACCATTAGGTAAGGCGCTTTTCAGCATTTGAATAACCATTTTTTCCGTCGAAGAAAGATACGGTTCGTTGGGTTGGTCGGCGTCGTGTTTTTTAAGATAATCTAATAATTGGTCGCTTTTAAATATTTCTAAAACCTGGGGATGCACGTAATATTTACTGCAAACGGCGGGCGTATTACCCAAGCCTTTGGCTACGGTTTTAAAAGCATTTTTTACCGATTTTTCCTTTTCCAGTTCCGGATTTTCGTCGAGTAATTTTTCTAGGCATTCTACCATTAAAACGGTCCCGCCCCAAGTCCGGAAATCTTTTGCCGTAAAATCGGCGCCGCTAATTTCCTGAATGTATTGGTTTACTTGGCCCGATTCTAAAGTTTGCCGCGTACCATCTTCGTCGTAATACTGGAAAAGATCATAGCCCGGAATATCTTTACATTTTTTTACTAATTTGGCTAAACGCCGGTCTTTAATATCAATTTCGTGACTTACACCTTTTTTACCCACAAACTGAAATTTTACCTGGTCGCCCTCAATGGCCACGTGTTTATCGCGAAGCGTAGTCAAGCCGTATGATTTATTTGCTTCGGCGTATTGGCGGTTACCAATCCGGATTAAAGACTGATCTAATAAATTTAAAACAATAGCCGTTACCTTGCGTTGGTTTAAGGCTTTAATTTGAATATCCTGTTCTATTTGCTGGCGAATAAGGGGCAACGTTTCACCAAAGGCAATCATGCGGCTAAATTTTGTAAGGCTCCGCGTATTGCGCCAATCCGGGTGATAGATATATTGTTTGCGCCCTTTTGTGTCGCGGCCCGTTGCCTGAATATGTCCGTTAGGCGAAGGGCAAATCCATACATTTTCCCAGGCGGGCGGAATGATTAATTTTTTTAAACGGTCCAGAATTTTAGGGTAAGTAATTTTCTCGCCTTTTTTATCAATAAACGTAAAACCCTGGCCACTTCTCTGGCGACTAAATCCTTTGCCGGTATCCGGAATATATCTTAACCCTGCTTCAACGGCTGATTGTTCCGGATCGGCGTATAGAACATGTACGTCTTTTTCTTCCATTAACTTTAGAGTAACTCGTTTACTTTACCTCAATTGGCTCATAAAAGTTGTAGGTAACATTTAAAACTTTATAAAAGTAAAGGAATGCAGCATAATGCGCGGCTTACGTAACTGTTTTGCTGTTAAAGCTTATTCATTCCATTCAATCAAATTATATAAGTATGACATACAAGGGAGCTTCGTTGTTAGTTCTTTTCTGGGGTATTATAAATCTCATCGGTGCAGGTATGGCGTATTATTTTATGGGTTCCTTCGCCCAGGCCATTGCCATACAGGGTTTGTTAAGCGGAATTTTGGGGTTTAGCATCGGGCATTTTCTGAACCGGGGAAGAAAACAGGCGTTTATTTTAGCTTTAGCCTCCTGCTTAATCTGCGTATTCCTTTTAGGTCAGTTAACTACCAATGCCTTTAATCAAGAACCAAATTTATTTTTCAGCGATGCTCTGGCAACCCAGCCCCAGGATATTTCTTTACTTGTTACTTCGGCAATGTTAACCTTTACCGTTTTGGTGCTTTTGCTTTTATTAATTTTTGCCCGGTCTATTTATGTCAGTTTCCGGAATGAAGTTTGAATTTTATTTTTTTTATCCTGCATATTAGCACAAGCCCGGTACGTATCCAAGATAAACGCCTCAACTCAAATTTGATAGCTTTATTTCTATATTCAAAAAGGAATAAGATAGCTTAGAATTTGTGTTTTGCTGCTCTATTTAGCTGGATAAAATGGCACAATTTTTCCATTATACTTTCTCACAATTGCCATTGTTTAAAATTCCAATTACTACTTTTTATGTCCAGAATTTTTCAGAAAATCACCTTTTTAGGCTGTCTTTTTGCTACCATAAGTTTAGGCGGCTGTACCCAAGATAAAAACGGCGACCGTTTAATTTTCTCCATTGAAGATGATATTAAATTGGGTGCCCAAGTCTCGCACGAAGTAGATTCTACTTACCTGGCCAAAGGACAATTACTTGACCCAACTAACCCTAAAAATAAAGTTGCCTACGACCATTTAAACCGCATTGTAAACAAAATTTTAAATTCCGGCAGAGTAAGCTACCGCACTGAATTTACCTGGGATACTAAAATTATTAAGGATGATAACGTACTAAATGCTTTTGCTACTCCCGGCGGACACATTTACGTTTATTCCGGTTTAATTAAATACCTGGATAACGAAGATCAGTTTGCCGGCGTATTGGGCCACGAAATTGCGCACGCCGATCAACGCCACTCAACCAAACAACTACAACGGCAATACGGGTTAACCTTATTACTTTCGGTGGCGCTCGGCGATAATCCGGGTACATTAACCCAGATAGCTACCAGTTTAACGACGCTTAAATTTGACCGGGACGCGGAAAGAGAAGCCGATGATTACTCGGTGGTCTATTTGAGTGGTACCAATTACTATGCTTGCAACGGCGCGGCCGGCTTTTTTGAAAAA
This region includes:
- a CDS encoding M48 family metalloprotease encodes the protein MSRIFQKITFLGCLFATISLGGCTQDKNGDRLIFSIEDDIKLGAQVSHEVDSTYLAKGQLLDPTNPKNKVAYDHLNRIVNKILNSGRVSYRTEFTWDTKIIKDDNVLNAFATPGGHIYVYSGLIKYLDNEDQFAGVLGHEIAHADQRHSTKQLQRQYGLTLLLSVALGDNPGTLTQIATSLTTLKFDRDAEREADDYSVVYLSGTNYYACNGAAGFFEKIIKENQQGRTPEFLSTHPDPGNRVEAINKKATSEGCRTQFSGATTYQDFKNSLN
- a CDS encoding DNA topoisomerase IB; the encoded protein is MEEKDVHVLYADPEQSAVEAGLRYIPDTGKGFSRQRSGQGFTFIDKKGEKITYPKILDRLKKLIIPPAWENVWICPSPNGHIQATGRDTKGRKQYIYHPDWRNTRSLTKFSRMIAFGETLPLIRQQIEQDIQIKALNQRKVTAIVLNLLDQSLIRIGNRQYAEANKSYGLTTLRDKHVAIEGDQVKFQFVGKKGVSHEIDIKDRRLAKLVKKCKDIPGYDLFQYYDEDGTRQTLESGQVNQYIQEISGADFTAKDFRTWGGTVLMVECLEKLLDENPELEKEKSVKNAFKTVAKGLGNTPAVCSKYYVHPQVLEIFKSDQLLDYLKKHDADQPNEPYLSSTEKMVIQMLKSALPNG